ACATTGCAATCGGTTGTACAAGATCCGGTTCCGCGGTGATGAGGTCTACCTCAAATCCTTCAGGGGCTTCCATGATCGATACTGACTCTTCAGGCGTTAAATCGATTCTGTACTTATCTTGGGATCGTCCCCCGGCAATTTTCCAGGCTTCAGTCTCAATCATAAATGTATCCGGATCCTGGATATGAATGGTCAATCCGTGTTTGCTGGAACTTACGATGTCAGGACTGCCATCGTTGTTTAAATCGTCGACAAGCACTTCAACGCCAACTCCCGAGTTGTCGTCCACAAAGTGGGGGACAAACGCTACGCCATCTAAACCACGTTTCAGGCGAAACCAATAAACGACAGGATCCTGCAATCCTCCTTCGTCTTTGCCATGGTGGGCATACCAGCGTTTACCCGTGACGACATCTTTTACGCCATCGCCATCCATGTCTTCCAGAGCCAGCGCATGCAGTTGCGAGAAGCTAATGCCTTGAGGGTTGTCGGTGGAACTATTTCCCATGATGAGATGCTCCACGTAATCACCGGAGGAAGTCTTTTCATACCAGGCCAGACCATAACCGTGAGCGTGAAGACTGGTGATCAGGTCGCCATCGCCATCTCCGTCGATATCGTAGCCTAGAATCTGAGCTCCGCCACGCGAGGGGCCTTCGTGCCAGGTGTGTTGAGTCCATTCTGTATCGGCAACCGTGGTGGAACTTCTAACTCTGCGACGGTTTGTTGCCCGACCTGAACCGGAAGAGACTTTTTTAACTTCGCCAGATGGCTGTTTGAACCAATGTTGTTTTCCCACTACATCCAATCGCCCATCGCCATCCATGTCGATCACGCCTAGACCGTGGTCGAATTTTCGCGACATGCCATCATCTGAAACCGCCGTCCAATTCCAGCGTGCGGTTGGATCATCACCGGCTTCATAGTATCCATAAGCCGTTCCTCTTACAGAAACCATTTCTGGCAGGCCACCCGGAATGAGATCAATAAAATGTGGCGACTCATTACTGATGTCATCAGCCAGGATCTTCATCGCCCAGCGATTGACTGACCCTGCATTTCCGGGATTGATATAGAGACGAGCTTCCTTGGCTGGAAAGCCATAGACGAGAATGTCGTTTAAACCATCGCCATTGATGTCGTGAACATAGCAGAAGAAATTGTCAGAGTAGGAGCGGATATTAAAGGGTTTCGGTTCGTAAAACTCATGCTTCTCTTCAAACTCCGGTCCCTTATACCAGAATGGCCCACTGACCAGGTCACCTTTGCCATCACCATCGATGTCTCCAAAGGCGGCACCCTCGGTGTAGAAGTCATGGTGCAGATCTTTAGAGTTCCAACCGGGAGCCGCAAAGAGCGTAACACAGCTACTACCAATTAAGAGGAGGTTTAGGAGTAAGAATCGAGAGCGAAACATCATAGTGTATGTAGGGTAAATAGATCAGTAGTATAATAACGATGAGCGACTGGTTTGTCTGGGGCTGTTTGGTCAAAATCTATTAGATCTTAGTCATGGTATATGAGTGATTGTATTTTAGGCATACGGTAAGATCGGCGGTTGCCGACGAACACAGAGAGGACACATCTACAAGCAAAGCGCAGAATAACAGCCACCTCTTGTCGCTGGAAATTGTATTAATGTAGCCGCCGTTGTGAGACGGTGGACATCGATCGTTCTGTGATCGGACACCTCGGCGATGTGTCCCTACCTTTCGATTCGGGACTTTCCTCTGTAGGAGGTGGCTTGCCGCCGAATTGTAATACATGAGGTTCATGTCTTTAAATAGGGACGTTTCTATTTTCCTCCGAGTGGACGGATTTCTGTTCCTTCTTTGTCTGAGTCGCCCAAGGTCTTGCGGGCTTCATCCGCGAAACGTTTCAAACGAGCCACGATATTCGGGTATTGGTCGGCTAGGTTGGTGGTTTCTCCAACGTCGGTTTCCAGATTGTAGAGGCTCAGGCCAATCTCTTTTACTTCTTGCCCATGACCGGGTTGTCCTCCTCCGCCTCCGCTCCAGACAATGTAGTTTCCAGGAAAGATGAGTTTCCATTTTCCGCCGCGGACCGCGCTGAGTTTGCGACCCGACCAATAGAGGAATCCGCGTGTATAATTCGAAGGTTCCTTGCCCATGAGGAGATCACTGATATCGATGCCGTCTACCGGACGGCCTTTGGGCATGGGCGCGCCCGCTAGCTTGGCAAAGGTCGGAAGCAGGTCGATGGTGGAGGCAAATTTATTGCTGATCTTCCCTTGTTCGATTTTGCCCGGCCAAGTCATCACGCCTGGCACACGATAGCCGCCTTCGAAGAACGTTCCTTTACCTTGGCGGAGTGGACCGGCACTACCACCATGATCGCCATAACGTAACCAGGGACCATTGTCGGAAGTGAATACTACCAAGGTGTTTTTGCGAATGCCATGATCGTCGAGTGAATTGAGAATCTGGCCGACACTCCAATCGATTTCCTCGATCACGTCACCGTATTCTCCCCGCTTGGTTTTACCTTCAAACTCATCGGTGGTGTAGAGTGGCACGTGAGGCATCGGGTGGGGGAGGTAAACAAAGAAGGGCATGTCTTTGTTTTTCTCAATAAATGAGACCGTACGTTCTGTGATTTTTTTGGTGTGATACTTTTGGTCTTCGGGGGTGATCTGTTTTTTGATGACCTTCGTGCCTTCGTAAAGCGGAAGGATAGGGAAATTGTAACGCGTTCCGATCTCAGGATGCAGTTCCCACATGTCGTGCGAATAGGGCACTCCATAAAATTCATCGTAGCCCTGGCTGGTCGGTAGGAATTCCGGCTCGTGACCCAGGTGCCATTTTCCGAAACAAGCTGTGGCGTAATCTTTTTGTTTTAACACATCGGCAATGGTCCATTCGTCGGGATGCAGACCCGTCTTAGAATTAGGGCCGAAATTGTTGTTCACACTCACTCGCTTGGGGTAGCTGCCGGTATTGATCGCTGCTCGTGAAGGGCTGCAGACCGCATACCCTACGTGAAAATCCTTAAAGACCATGCCTTCCGCGGCCATGCGGTTTAGGTTGGGAGTTTCATAGCCCTCGGCCCCATACGGCCCAATATCCGCGTAACCCATGTCATCGCAGAAGATGATGATGAAATTGGGGCGATCGTCAGCAGGCCTTGCAGCCTGAAGGAATGATGAAACAATTGAGAATGCCAACAATGTGACCAGGAAACGAGTGAGACGAGTCATAAACGATAGGGTAGAACAGGAAGAAATTCCCGGGTGGTATTCTTCACGGGTGCCAACTATCGGTCAAGCGCGCGTTGAAGGTTGTGCAGTACCTTATTAGGAGTGTGTGATTTCGGCGCTTGTTGGTGTTGCTGCGCTCGAAACGGCGATAGCGTCCTACCTACCTATTTCTACTTCTCTCGTTGTTCTCTTGGTATGTTCGCTAGGTGCGAATCCTGTGTTTGCTAAGAATGCTTATGGGATCGTTTTCGAAGATCGCAATGAAAACGGTGTTCGCGATTCTGGTGAGCGAGGTCTTCCTGCGATTGCAGTTTCGAATCAGCGAGACGTGGTCCTGACGGATGCGGATGGAAAGTGGTCGTTGCCATACGGCGAGGACACCGTTTTCTTGTTATTAAACCTTCTGGTTGGGCTACACCGCTGGACGATAATGACCTGCCCCAATTTTATTATATTCATAAGCCTGGAGGTTCTCCTACCCATTTCAAATATCATGGGGTCGATCCAACGGGTCCACTGCCCTCGTCGATTGAATTTCCCTTTCATAGGCAGAGCGAGCCCGATCACTTTCGCACCATCTTCTTCGGTGACCCGCAGCCAAGGAATCAAGACCAGGTGGATTACGTTGCCCACGATGTCATTGCTGAACTGATAGGTACCGATGCGAAGTTTGGCGTCACTTTGGGAGACATCATGTTTGACCGTTTGGAACTGTTTGACTCGTCCAATACGAACATCGCCCTGATAGGAATTCCCTGGTACAATGTTATCGGAAACCATGATATTAACATGGAAGCGAAAGTGGATTCTGATTCCGATGAAACCTTTATGCGTTACTTTGGTCCCAGCTACTATTCATTTGATTATGGTCCTGTGCATTTCATCGTGCTTGATGATGTAGAATGGGGTCACCGGGAAGGCAGCAACAGAAAATATCACGGTGGCCTAGAGCCCGAGCAAATCGAATTTGTTAAGAACGATCTAGAACTGGTGCCAGAGGAAAGGCTGGTTGTCCTGATGATGCACATTCCACTTGGAGAAATTGGGAATCGCGCCGAGTTATATCGCCTGATCGAACACCGCCCTCATACCCTTTCCCTCTCGGGGCACACTCATTGGCAGGCGTATCAATATATTGGCAAAGATGATGGCTGGATGGGTGATGAACCACATCACCGCATTGTTACGGTGACGGTTTCTGGAAGTTGGTGGAAGGGGGCTAAGGATGAACAGGGGATTCCTCACACGACGATGCGGGATGGCGCTCCCAATGGTTACGCCATCGTTACCTTTGACGGGGCCGGGCACACCTTTGGTTTTAAGGCCGCTCGTCAGCCTGTATCTTATCAGTTGAGTGTGTATGCTCCAGATGAAGTGGCTTCAGAAGCGCTGTCCCAAACAGAAGTCTATGTAAATGTATTTAATGGGTCCGAAAAATCTGTTGTCCGTATGAAAACAGGAAATCGAGCTGATTGGATTACCTTAAGAAAAGTAGACGAATTCGATCCGCAATACGTGGCCATTCGAAATCGCGAGATGGATAAGAATCCAGATGATAAAAGAGCTCTCCCTTGCCCAGTACCATCCGCGCATTTATGGAAAGGTGCGCTACCAGGTGGTCTTGAATCTGGTTCACATCTTAACCAGGTAGAAGCGAGTGATGCGTATGGACGAGTTCATAAAGGTCAGTGGTTGGTGCGGGTATTAAGGCAATAGAGAGAAGTTTGCCGATCTTTTATTTTAGATTCACTCAAACACACGTGCGTGTTTATGAATGAAAACAGCAACGCGTTCGGGATCTGGATGTGTGAAGTGATGGCCATTTGACTTTTCGGTGCCTGCTTCGACCTCAATGATTTCTATGCTGCCTCCCAGCTCACGGTAGCGATCAGCCAGGATAAATGTGTTTTCCTCCGGGGGGACCACTCGATCGTTCAGAGAGACAATGGTCATCAGGGGGATCCGCGCGTAGGCAATAGGTGCCATTACATCGATAGGATTTTTGTCAAATGCCAGTGCCTCCTCCTGTGTGAAACCGTATTGATCGAGTAAGGTTGCCCAGGTCTTTGGATGACCGATGCCTGCGCCTTGTCCTAGAGGCCAACTTTTGAAATCGCAGACGGGAGTATCGGCGTAAATGCAGCTCACTCGTTCCGGGTGGCGCGATGCCCAACGATAGGCAAACAATCCTCCGCGACTCACCGCTTCGAGAGCAGGTTTTTCAGCTAGTCCATAGGTGCCTGTCATGACCTCGTAAAAGGCATCCCAGTGGTTCGTTGCAGCAGGGCTTCCCAACATGCCATTCGTATCCATGAAGGCGATGTGAAATCCTTGTTCCATTAACAAAAGGTCTTCGCCGGTATGGAAACCTGTAAAACGTGCTCTCCATACCCAGGGCTTTCCGGGGGCTGCTTGATTGGGGACTACGACATAGCACGGACGTCCATCGGCCTCAAAATCATAACGTTGGTATCCATTCCAATCGGATGCGTCACCGGGCCATTTGGTTTGTGCCTGAAGTAGGCATTGAAAAAGGAGAAACGAGCAAAAGATCGCTATTTTGAAGGGTCGTTGGGGGCGCATGATAATCTGCTGCAAAATTATTCAACAAACGGGATATCTTTCCTCGCGGCTGTACCCAGCCAGAGTATGTTGCCATCGATATCCTCTAACTTCATCTCGTAGGCCCATTCTTGGTTCAATGGTTTCTGGCGAACCCTTACGCCTTTCTTCGGGAGCTCTACGAACCAGTCATGGCTACTAACTCCAATCCAAACCCAAGTTGGCTTCTTCTCGCCATGAATTTGAGAGAGCATGATCTGGCAACCGTCTCTTGACACGGCGGCTGCGACATCGCCTTGCCATTCAATGTTGAAGTCCAGTTTGCTGGTATAAAACTCAAGGCTGTCCTTTAAGTTTTTAACCGGGAGAACCGGAACGGTGCATTGGATGAGTTTGTCCATGATGAGAGAGGATTATTTTTTCCCCGCTCGGTTCCAAACTTTGAAGTCATCCATGACGAGGTTCTTGGGAACGGAAATCGCGATGTTGCTTTTAGTCGGATGAGCGAATCCAGGTGAGCGGTGCTCTAACTGAAAAGTGTCGTTCATAAATACGCGTACGATGTCCCCGTCCAGCTCGAACATCAGCTCATGCCAGGTGTCCGGTTTGAGATGGATGGGGGACTTCTTTTCGGTCTTCGCAATCAGTTGTTTAAGCTCTGGACTGGTTTCGCCAGCTTGTCGACGTTTGCGAAGTTCCAAGTTCATCGAGCCGTTCATCTGGTCGGCCACGGACACTTCCTTGTTGGTTACGCGCACCGTGCATACGTGGCCCGCATGAGCAGTCTTCAACTCGTTATCGTTAAAGTTCACACCCAGGCGATCTCCTTCACCGATTTTGAAGCGCATTGAGATCGTACAGTCGCCCAAGGCAATATTGTGCTTAAAGGAGACCGCATGGTTGGCATGCTCAAGCCGACGAATCTCCAAGGCACCACCCTTTAGGTAGACCTGTTTCTTTCCATCCGCTCGCCAGGCACTGTTGGTTGTCCAACCATTGCCGGGAGCATCTTCAGTCTTCGATCCATCGGGACGATCAAAGGAATCGGTAAAAACAAGCTCAGCTGAAAGTGTGTCTCCGCCAAAGAGTGTGAAGCAACTTAAGGCAATCGTTAGGAGAAGAGGATTATTTCTCATAGATTACCTACCGCGATCAGACTCTCGTAGGTTCTCAAGTAAGCCACCTCATTATAAAACAAGGGGGTTGCGCGATAGGCACCCAGCTTGTTGCGGGCGATTTCCTTAAAGCTGCGACCTGGCTTAAAGATGACCATATCTCCGTCTTCCGTACCGTGGTAGATTTTATTATCCGCACAGACCAAAGTCGGGTAGGCGGTTCCTGAAACACCTTTTAGGTGTTCTTCGTAAACAACTTTGCCTGTGTCTGCTTCCAGGGCGGTTATCACACTTTCCTGCCCGACCACATATACGAGGTCATCGTGGACGAGTGGTGAACTGTAGTACCTGTCTTTTGCTACGGCCGTATTCCAGAGTAGATCTAGTCCCTTCTTTTCCAGGCTCTTTATTGTGCTGGGTATTTTGTATGCATAAACATTGCCGTCTTCTTTACCTACGCCATTGGCAGCATAGATGACTCCATTGACCAGGGCAGGGGTGTTGAAGATGGCCCAGCTGCGGTCGCGGTTGATCTTAACCAGTCCGTCGTGGAGAATCTTTCCATCGCTGACGCGAATCACTTCTCCTCGTGGCGCGAACATAAAGTATTGGCCTTCGATTTGGAACGGTACCGGAGTTCCGAATACAACTTCAGAAGGTGTGCTCCAGAGGATCTTTCCAGTCATCGGATCCAGCGCGTGGTGATCGTCAGCCCGGATGATGAGTTTGCCATCGATGATTTGAGGCATGGTGGATCCACCCCAGTTGTGGTCGGGGTGATCGATGAAACTGGTCCACAAGCGATTGCCCTTGAGGTCGTATGCCACGACGGCTCCAAAACCATACTGAACATATAGGCGCTCTCCATCGTAGTGAGGGCTATAGGACGTATAACCGTTGGTGGTGTGAGCCGGTGGCATGTCGAAATTCTTGTAGAAGGGCTGCTTTCTCATCTCAGCTGCTTTCTTGTTCAAGCCATCCATTTCTGCCTGTTTGTCTTTCAGGTTTTGTGCGGCTTGATTGTTGTCAGGATCTCTCTTTACCGAGGCTTCCAGACGACGAACAACATTGCGCAGTTTACGGGCGTCCTGCGTGTAATTGTCGATATCCGCTTTGTAAGCTTGCAGCTCGGCCTCCTTGGATCCGCTCACGCCGTGCAGGGTGAACAGGTCATTGCTTTTTTGCCAAATGACCTTTCCAGTTTTGGCGTCGGCGCAAATCAGTTGATCCGGTTCTGCGGTGAAGAAAAGTTTCCCTTCGACCAGGATGGGAGTCCCGTTGCTTTTCGAGTCTAGAGGAATGCTAAATACTTGATCCGACTTCCAATCCGTTGGAGCGGATTGCACCTCGTAGGTGCCGTTGTGATTGCCACGCCAGACGGGAAGATCAGCCTGAGCCAGTGGTGATGTTAATAAGCCAATAGCCAGGTACTGTATGAGTTTTCTTAGGGTCGTGAATGAAGTATGCATGTAATGTAAGGTTTTTTTCTTAAGGTAAATTCGTTGATAACTTAGTTATCTGAAAAGTCGATAAGTTCCGAAACCTGGTAGGCGCCTGTCTGAGCTGCGGTCAGATCGCGGTTTCTTTGAATGTCGCGGGACGTAACAGGAGAGGCGCTGTGATTCCACGCCCGGCGAATATAAGTCATTGTAGCGGCGAGCTCATCATTGCTCATCATGCCGATCGGCGGCATGGAAGGGAGGATCTTGGGTGACTGATAAGTTTTCCCGTT
This genomic stretch from Opitutia bacterium ISCC 52 harbors:
- a CDS encoding PQQ-like beta-propeller repeat protein; amino-acid sequence: MHTSFTTLRKLIQYLAIGLLTSPLAQADLPVWRGNHNGTYEVQSAPTDWKSDQVFSIPLDSKSNGTPILVEGKLFFTAEPDQLICADAKTGKVIWQKSNDLFTLHGVSGSKEAELQAYKADIDNYTQDARKLRNVVRRLEASVKRDPDNNQAAQNLKDKQAEMDGLNKKAAEMRKQPFYKNFDMPPAHTTNGYTSYSPHYDGERLYVQYGFGAVVAYDLKGNRLWTSFIDHPDHNWGGSTMPQIIDGKLIIRADDHHALDPMTGKILWSTPSEVVFGTPVPFQIEGQYFMFAPRGEVIRVSDGKILHDGLVKINRDRSWAIFNTPALVNGVIYAANGVGKEDGNVYAYKIPSTIKSLEKKGLDLLWNTAVAKDRYYSSPLVHDDLVYVVGQESVITALEADTGKVVYEEHLKGVSGTAYPTLVCADNKIYHGTEDGDMVIFKPGRSFKEIARNKLGAYRATPLFYNEVAYLRTYESLIAVGNL
- a CDS encoding sulfatase — encoded protein: MTRLTRFLVTLLAFSIVSSFLQAARPADDRPNFIIIFCDDMGYADIGPYGAEGYETPNLNRMAAEGMVFKDFHVGYAVCSPSRAAINTGSYPKRVSVNNNFGPNSKTGLHPDEWTIADVLKQKDYATACFGKWHLGHEPEFLPTSQGYDEFYGVPYSHDMWELHPEIGTRYNFPILPLYEGTKVIKKQITPEDQKYHTKKITERTVSFIEKNKDMPFFVYLPHPMPHVPLYTTDEFEGKTKRGEYGDVIEEIDWSVGQILNSLDDHGIRKNTLVVFTSDNGPWLRYGDHGGSAGPLRQGKGTFFEGGYRVPGVMTWPGKIEQGKISNKFASTIDLLPTFAKLAGAPMPKGRPVDGIDISDLLMGKEPSNYTRGFLYWSGRKLSAVRGGKWKLIFPGNYIVWSGGGGGQPGHGQEVKEIGLSLYNLETDVGETTNLADQYPNIVARLKRFADEARKTLGDSDKEGTEIRPLGGK
- a CDS encoding alpha/beta hydrolase, with product MRPQRPFKIAIFCSFLLFQCLLQAQTKWPGDASDWNGYQRYDFEADGRPCYVVVPNQAAPGKPWVWRARFTGFHTGEDLLLMEQGFHIAFMDTNGMLGSPAATNHWDAFYEVMTGTYGLAEKPALEAVSRGGLFAYRWASRHPERVSCIYADTPVCDFKSWPLGQGAGIGHPKTWATLLDQYGFTQEEALAFDKNPIDVMAPIAYARIPLMTIVSLNDRVVPPEENTFILADRYRELGGSIEIIEVEAGTEKSNGHHFTHPDPERVAVFIHKHARVFE
- a CDS encoding calcineurin-like phosphoesterase C-terminal domain-containing protein; translation: MVVAIRRGHRFLVIKPSGWATPLDDNDLPQFYYIHKPGGSPTHFKYHGVDPTGPLPSSIEFPFHRQSEPDHFRTIFFGDPQPRNQDQVDYVAHDVIAELIGTDAKFGVTLGDIMFDRLELFDSSNTNIALIGIPWYNVIGNHDINMEAKVDSDSDETFMRYFGPSYYSFDYGPVHFIVLDDVEWGHREGSNRKYHGGLEPEQIEFVKNDLELVPEERLVVLMMHIPLGEIGNRAELYRLIEHRPHTLSLSGHTHWQAYQYIGKDDGWMGDEPHHRIVTVTVSGSWWKGAKDEQGIPHTTMRDGAPNGYAIVTFDGAGHTFGFKAARQPVSYQLSVYAPDEVASEALSQTEVYVNVFNGSEKSVVRMKTGNRADWITLRKVDEFDPQYVAIRNREMDKNPDDKRALPCPVPSAHLWKGALPGGLESGSHLNQVEASDAYGRVHKGQWLVRVLRQ